The proteins below are encoded in one region of Tsuneonella sp. CC-YZS046:
- a CDS encoding DUF2842 domain-containing protein produces the protein MRKDPTWRIPVGILGLLGALAIYALLVSRAAGPIGGLPVLVQTVIYIVLGTIWLLPLRRFLIWMETGRWR, from the coding sequence ATGCGTAAGGACCCTACCTGGCGTATTCCGGTCGGGATTCTCGGGCTACTCGGGGCGCTCGCGATTTATGCCCTGCTGGTATCCAGGGCAGCCGGCCCGATCGGAGGGCTGCCCGTGCTGGTGCAGACGGTGATCTACATCGTGCTGGGAACGATCTGGCTGCTTCCGCTGCGGCGGTTTCTGATCTGGATGGAGACGGGCCGCTGGCGTTGA
- a CDS encoding 5-formyltetrahydrofolate cyclo-ligase, translating into MDSKQELRSRLRRLRREYAEALPDNMRGLMFMRPPRLVMDHLPARATIGVYRSNSFEAPASAYARFFLEAGHDIALPWFADRESGMEFRAWTDPFGDTDLEMGPYGILQPAGDARRLVPDTVFVPLLGFTADGQRLGQGGGHYDRWLAAHPDTIAIGLAWDCQLLDSLPVEPHDRPLAAVITPTRLFGAL; encoded by the coding sequence ATGGATTCCAAGCAGGAACTACGCAGCCGATTGCGCCGTTTGCGGCGGGAATATGCCGAAGCCCTGCCGGACAACATGCGTGGACTGATGTTCATGCGCCCGCCCCGGCTGGTGATGGACCATCTGCCTGCCCGGGCCACGATAGGCGTCTATCGCTCCAATTCCTTCGAGGCGCCGGCTTCGGCCTATGCGCGCTTCTTCCTCGAAGCGGGTCACGACATCGCCCTGCCCTGGTTTGCCGACCGGGAGAGCGGAATGGAATTCAGGGCATGGACCGATCCGTTCGGCGACACCGATCTCGAAATGGGGCCTTACGGGATTCTTCAGCCTGCCGGAGACGCCAGGCGACTTGTGCCCGATACGGTTTTCGTGCCGCTGCTGGGCTTCACGGCCGATGGCCAGCGGCTGGGCCAGGGGGGCGGACATTACGACCGCTGGCTCGCCGCCCATCCCGATACGATCGCAATAGGGCTGGCATGGGATTGCCAGCTGCTGGACAGCCTGCCGGTCGAACCGCATGATCGCCCGCTTGCGGCCGTCATCACACCGACCCGCCTTTTTGGAGCTTTATGA